A DNA window from Sphingopyxis macrogoltabida contains the following coding sequences:
- a CDS encoding baseplate J/gp47 family protein codes for MSADRYICCDDRRRTLLSQPPANASFTGIDYIEIRAGETTLLPTFIDVMLVNPLPGAAPALTTENFRLAGGVRYPAPADFELLPQGAEPRLYTLEVAAGQLTDFSAYRLAIVRGDDDGAPPAFVDARLAAVDFSFKIGCASDYDCAPDCEEEAEALAADPVFDYRVRDYQGFRRLMLDRIAALVPGFGGDNPVDLTTTLVEALAYRADQLSYKLDWVGTEAFLSTARSRTSIARHARLVDYPVGEGASARLFARFRVEDAAAEGMLLPAATPLLLREEGADPVIAASDYARRLKGIATVFETVGALRLWDWQGSIAFHSWAADECRLPRGALAATLVDASPAGGALAAGDFLLLAETHSPENGKAEDADLAHRHVVRLTRVTPVADVLQPGLKLVTVEWDQADALPFDLVIQAKVDGDAAPATLCAEAAGNIMLADHGASMPPAAHLALTPAETDAVRPRLSPPAPFDDGTWRPILDRGDVARVQHIDLGGVDAAGPAAALAHVDPAECHAALWLDDDFAGWAARPDLLESSRYSRDFVVEEAIDGRVTLRFGDDINGLAPTVGTRFSVGGRFGSGRRANVGAGAIGHVVLKDSIAKRRISVSNPLGAQGGADPESVADIRIHAPVAFRRQERAVVAEDYAARARTHHEVADAVAVPMWTGAWQTILLYIDRNGGAAVDAAFTRDLLRHMEDYRLIGFDIAVRAARLVPLDIELMVCAAPHALRSSVAAGVRAALRPGGADRPGFFHPDHFDFGAPLYLSQLVAAAMAVDGVESVTPRKFQRFGRLADGELAAGVIRPGALEVLQLSDDASFPEQGRLGLVMGGGR; via the coding sequence ATGAGCGCCGACCGCTACATTTGCTGCGATGACCGGCGCCGCACCTTGCTGTCGCAGCCGCCCGCCAATGCGAGCTTCACCGGCATCGATTATATCGAGATCCGGGCGGGCGAGACCACGCTGCTCCCGACCTTCATCGACGTGATGCTCGTCAACCCGCTGCCGGGCGCCGCACCGGCGTTGACGACAGAAAATTTCCGCCTGGCGGGCGGCGTGCGCTATCCGGCGCCGGCCGATTTCGAACTGCTGCCGCAGGGCGCCGAACCGCGCCTCTACACGCTGGAAGTCGCGGCAGGGCAGCTCACCGATTTCTCTGCCTATCGGCTGGCGATCGTCCGCGGAGACGACGACGGTGCGCCGCCGGCTTTTGTCGATGCGCGGCTGGCGGCGGTCGATTTCTCGTTCAAGATCGGCTGCGCGAGCGATTATGACTGCGCGCCCGATTGCGAGGAAGAGGCCGAGGCGCTGGCCGCCGATCCGGTCTTCGACTATCGGGTCAGGGACTATCAGGGGTTTCGCCGGCTGATGCTCGATCGCATCGCGGCGCTGGTGCCGGGGTTCGGCGGCGACAATCCGGTCGATCTCACCACCACCTTGGTCGAGGCGCTGGCCTATCGCGCCGATCAACTGAGCTACAAGCTCGACTGGGTCGGGACCGAGGCATTCCTGTCGACCGCGCGCAGCCGCACTTCGATCGCCCGCCATGCGCGACTGGTCGATTACCCGGTCGGCGAGGGCGCGAGCGCGCGGCTGTTCGCGCGCTTCCGCGTCGAGGATGCCGCCGCCGAGGGCATGCTGCTGCCCGCCGCGACGCCATTGCTGCTGCGCGAAGAGGGAGCGGACCCGGTGATCGCGGCGTCGGACTATGCGCGGCGGTTGAAAGGCATCGCGACGGTGTTCGAGACCGTCGGCGCGCTGCGCCTGTGGGACTGGCAGGGCAGCATCGCTTTTCACAGCTGGGCGGCCGACGAATGCCGCCTGCCGCGCGGCGCGCTGGCCGCAACGCTGGTCGACGCCAGCCCTGCCGGCGGGGCGCTGGCGGCGGGCGATTTCCTGCTGCTTGCGGAGACGCACTCCCCCGAAAACGGCAAGGCCGAGGATGCCGACCTCGCGCACCGGCATGTGGTCCGGCTGACGCGTGTCACGCCGGTGGCCGACGTTCTGCAACCCGGGCTCAAGCTGGTGACGGTGGAGTGGGACCAAGCCGATGCCTTGCCCTTCGACCTCGTCATCCAGGCCAAGGTCGATGGCGACGCAGCCCCGGCCACGCTGTGCGCGGAAGCGGCGGGCAATATCATGCTCGCGGATCATGGCGCCTCGATGCCGCCCGCCGCGCACCTTGCACTGACCCCGGCCGAGACCGATGCGGTCCGCCCGCGCCTGTCGCCGCCGGCACCCTTCGACGACGGGACGTGGCGGCCGATCCTCGACCGCGGCGATGTCGCGCGCGTGCAGCACATCGACCTCGGCGGGGTCGATGCGGCCGGCCCGGCGGCGGCGCTGGCGCACGTCGATCCTGCCGAGTGCCATGCGGCGCTGTGGCTCGACGATGATTTCGCGGGCTGGGCGGCGCGGCCCGATTTGTTGGAAAGCAGCCGCTATTCGCGCGACTTCGTGGTCGAGGAAGCGATCGACGGGCGCGTGACGCTGCGCTTCGGCGACGACATCAACGGGCTGGCACCCACGGTCGGGACGCGCTTCAGCGTCGGCGGCCGGTTCGGATCCGGCCGTAGGGCAAATGTCGGTGCGGGCGCGATCGGCCATGTCGTGCTGAAGGATTCGATCGCGAAGCGCCGCATTTCGGTGAGCAATCCGCTGGGGGCGCAGGGCGGCGCCGATCCCGAAAGCGTCGCCGACATCCGTATCCACGCCCCCGTCGCCTTTCGCCGGCAGGAGCGCGCGGTCGTCGCTGAGGACTACGCTGCGCGGGCGCGGACGCATCATGAGGTCGCCGACGCCGTCGCGGTGCCGATGTGGACCGGCGCCTGGCAGACGATCCTGCTCTATATCGACCGCAATGGCGGGGCGGCGGTCGATGCTGCATTCACGCGCGATTTGCTGCGTCACATGGAAGATTACCGGCTGATCGGTTTCGACATCGCGGTGCGCGCGGCCCGGCTGGTGCCGCTCGACATCGAATTGATGGTCTGTGCCGCGCCGCATGCGCTGCGCAGCAGCGTCGCGGCGGGCGTGCGCGCGGCGCTGCGGCCCGGCGGCGCCGACCGGCCGGGATTCTTCCATCCCGACCATTTCGATTTCGGGGCGCCGCTCTATCTCTCGCAGCTCGTTGCCGCAGCGATGGCGGTCGACGGGGTCGAGAGCGTGACGCCGCGCAAATTCCAGCGCTTCGGCCGGCTTGCCGACGGCGAACTGGCGGCAGGGGTGATCCGCCCTGGAGCGCTCGAAGTGCTCCAGCTTTCCGACGATGCGAGTTTCCCCGAACAGGGCCGGC
- a CDS encoding GPW/gp25 family protein, whose amino-acid sequence MSRLAFPFAPAIDGRSAAVAYGSAPHVRQMLELLILTMAGERVMRPDLGSAVRQLLFGAGEGVAAMALEAALQATINQWLGDMLELHELAVHFDGAEAVLDIEVTYEVRSTRTVDRLDIRKELT is encoded by the coding sequence ATGAGCCGGCTGGCCTTTCCCTTCGCTCCGGCGATCGACGGGCGGAGCGCCGCCGTTGCCTATGGCAGCGCGCCGCATGTGCGCCAGATGCTGGAACTGCTGATCCTGACGATGGCGGGCGAGCGGGTGATGCGGCCTGATCTCGGCAGCGCCGTCCGCCAACTCCTGTTCGGCGCGGGCGAAGGCGTCGCGGCGATGGCGCTGGAGGCGGCGTTGCAGGCGACGATCAACCAGTGGCTTGGCGACATGCTCGAACTGCACGAACTGGCGGTTCATTTCGACGGCGCCGAGGCGGTGCTCGATATCGAAGTGACCTATGAGGTGCGTTCGACGCGCACGGTCGACCGGCTCGACATCCGCAAGGAACTGACATGA
- a CDS encoding phage baseplate assembly protein V, with amino-acid sequence MTAGPRYFGKYRATVLNNLDAQNQGRIQVQLGDRYGLFPSTWALPCLPFAGKGSSAVVALPAIGSMVWVEFEAGDPDFPIWTGGFWPDPAGFPMAALVGATPVTPNIHLQTTTGTTVTLSDNPAQQVKIQTIAGAMISIGASGIIISNGQGASIAMSGPSVVINGGALTIT; translated from the coding sequence ATGACCGCCGGGCCCCGCTATTTCGGAAAGTATCGCGCGACGGTGCTCAACAATCTGGACGCCCAGAACCAGGGGCGCATCCAGGTTCAGCTCGGCGACCGCTACGGCCTCTTCCCCTCGACCTGGGCGCTGCCCTGCCTGCCGTTTGCCGGCAAGGGTTCGTCGGCGGTGGTCGCGCTGCCTGCGATCGGATCGATGGTGTGGGTCGAATTCGAGGCCGGCGACCCGGATTTTCCGATCTGGACCGGCGGTTTCTGGCCCGATCCGGCGGGGTTCCCGATGGCGGCGCTGGTCGGGGCGACGCCCGTCACCCCGAATATCCATTTGCAGACCACGACGGGAACGACGGTCACGTTGTCGGACAATCCGGCGCAGCAGGTGAAGATCCAGACGATCGCCGGCGCGATGATCAGCATCGGCGCCAGCGGCATCATCATTTCGAACGGACAGGGCGCGTCGATCGCGATGAGCGGCCCGTCGGTCGTCATCAACGGCGGCGCACTGACGATAACCTGA
- a CDS encoding eCIS core domain-containing protein has translation MRALDRQPMLQRPPAGSGRDAMPLAVLAQAKSSLGSGPGVLSAPPIADAGRPLDTATRGSMESGFGRDFSSIRVHDDARAHDNARSLGARAYAAGDHIVFGEGQYRPESSSGQALIAHELAHSVQQGGVQMKADGPMPAAADAELEAQADRAAAAVTAGRAAPALSRIGTPAVFRAKTDDPAPSGSAASSKGGPTPGLPANWTVVEPKPVDAGTDRLVVAVSGFELPQVKGRGAWVQEVYDLHKPDRLIFTPIFKGKGATVDTYDNVAAYKEGSEKYKTIWLNKYGFTTLKAMGTAFKTAAAANADLKAKIETKEVATILKGFAKERLTDAKCDIDHIVEKQLQGTSSPANLQLLGSSKNQASGRDTYQELVGLVNQLKGTDYGHVRELQFRFTTGISVKPDTDTKDGSQIIEEALRNKVVTGSADVANAEGDPVTMTAGGAPETMKVRKSGATPIDFNFKRIVPGMRLTSYGRTTKKGAADDIDGVLDGKLVKTTGRADEFVKLDATLQKDPAPTAAEAPADGAEEPQKPSERRMLKLRKSKQNDKIAFHYPYLSPGWIKPEIDDAGNLRGSGAIKSTIPMLGEIGINFGPDLLKAKAPIDAAKLKSPIPGLRFTGGAFALQLSPSFVPSGSVQFEIGPKGKPIILGDITAKFAGGAFLAEGTIKPGVGIPGVQEAEGKVRFHSENGWSGELKINSTSVPNTVIDVRVAMAQNGDKLDMTAEGSAKITVKDKTFDLTAQWVDGSITYRGKGRWEKPFKIVDAIEAKVYYRDGYLKVSGGGFFTFREQWKGDITLTYERYPGGSVKVEGIANVDVETKNKKGKGKLSGGIDERGKIYGKGTIAYQITPTIRPELTVELDKEDHLRITGSLTLGPYTLFEKYPKEGKGRRDLFKITTPGFSIPTPIPAVRAYVKFFAGVSYSVFFGPGVVETVKISGSFDPLEENPNIIADIGARFTCVAGFGLYGNFGAELGVDVLFGAGDVHGTITVTPGILGTAKADVEAKGHYEKGSFTVGMHPKFEMSLDATLGIGGAVTISALWGLLSYTWDFDIASFSTNLAKKTVDVGEFSTSFGGDGGSAQEIPGATDKAKMDDVDPMGVIKDIMRRREEKSAPNPNYDPNARPPGRDYIGNKI, from the coding sequence GTGAGGGCGCTCGATCGCCAGCCGATGCTTCAGCGCCCGCCCGCGGGTTCGGGCCGCGACGCGATGCCGCTGGCGGTGCTGGCGCAGGCGAAATCGTCGCTGGGATCGGGGCCGGGCGTGCTGTCGGCGCCGCCGATCGCCGACGCCGGCCGCCCGCTCGACACCGCGACGCGGGGCAGCATGGAAAGCGGCTTCGGACGCGATTTCTCGTCGATACGCGTTCACGACGATGCGCGCGCGCACGACAATGCCCGCTCGCTCGGCGCACGGGCCTATGCCGCAGGCGACCATATCGTGTTCGGCGAGGGTCAGTATCGGCCCGAAAGCAGCAGCGGGCAGGCGCTGATCGCGCATGAACTGGCACACAGCGTCCAGCAGGGCGGGGTGCAGATGAAGGCCGACGGGCCGATGCCCGCCGCCGCCGATGCCGAGCTGGAGGCGCAGGCGGACCGTGCGGCGGCCGCGGTGACGGCGGGACGGGCCGCGCCCGCGCTGTCGCGGATCGGCACCCCGGCGGTGTTTCGTGCCAAGACCGACGACCCCGCACCGTCGGGATCGGCGGCGAGCAGCAAGGGCGGTCCGACGCCCGGCCTGCCAGCGAACTGGACGGTCGTCGAACCCAAGCCGGTCGATGCCGGCACCGACCGCCTCGTCGTCGCCGTGTCGGGGTTCGAACTGCCGCAGGTGAAAGGACGCGGGGCTTGGGTGCAGGAGGTTTACGACCTCCACAAACCCGACCGGCTGATCTTCACCCCGATCTTCAAGGGCAAGGGCGCAACGGTCGACACCTATGACAATGTCGCCGCCTACAAGGAGGGGAGCGAGAAATACAAGACGATCTGGCTCAACAAATATGGCTTCACGACGCTGAAGGCGATGGGCACCGCGTTCAAGACCGCGGCGGCGGCCAACGCCGATCTCAAGGCGAAGATCGAGACCAAGGAAGTCGCGACGATCCTCAAGGGCTTTGCGAAGGAGCGGCTGACCGACGCCAAATGCGATATCGACCATATCGTCGAAAAACAGCTCCAGGGCACGAGTTCGCCGGCCAATCTCCAACTGCTTGGTTCGTCGAAGAACCAGGCGTCGGGACGCGACACCTATCAGGAGCTGGTCGGGCTGGTGAACCAGCTCAAGGGCACCGACTACGGCCATGTCCGCGAACTGCAGTTCCGCTTTACGACCGGCATTTCGGTCAAGCCCGACACCGATACGAAGGACGGCAGCCAGATCATCGAGGAGGCGCTGCGCAACAAGGTGGTGACCGGATCGGCCGACGTCGCCAACGCCGAGGGCGACCCGGTGACGATGACCGCGGGCGGGGCGCCCGAGACGATGAAGGTGCGCAAGTCCGGTGCCACGCCGATCGATTTCAACTTCAAGCGGATCGTTCCCGGCATGCGGCTCACCAGCTATGGCCGCACGACGAAAAAGGGCGCCGCGGACGATATCGACGGGGTGCTCGACGGCAAGCTGGTCAAGACGACGGGCAGGGCCGACGAATTCGTCAAGCTCGACGCCACGCTCCAGAAGGATCCCGCGCCGACCGCAGCGGAAGCGCCCGCCGACGGGGCGGAGGAACCGCAGAAGCCGAGCGAGCGCCGCATGCTGAAGCTGCGCAAGTCGAAGCAGAACGACAAGATCGCCTTTCACTATCCCTATCTCAGCCCCGGCTGGATCAAGCCCGAGATCGACGATGCCGGGAATTTGCGCGGCAGCGGCGCGATCAAGTCGACGATCCCGATGCTGGGCGAGATCGGGATCAATTTCGGCCCGGACCTGCTCAAGGCCAAGGCGCCGATCGATGCGGCGAAACTCAAGTCGCCGATACCCGGGCTGCGCTTTACCGGCGGGGCTTTCGCGCTCCAGTTGTCGCCGAGTTTCGTTCCGAGCGGGTCGGTGCAGTTCGAGATCGGGCCGAAGGGTAAGCCGATCATCCTCGGCGATATCACTGCCAAATTCGCGGGCGGCGCCTTTCTGGCCGAAGGCACGATCAAGCCCGGGGTCGGCATTCCCGGCGTCCAGGAAGCCGAAGGCAAGGTCCGGTTCCATTCCGAAAATGGCTGGTCGGGCGAGCTGAAAATCAACAGCACGTCGGTGCCGAACACGGTGATCGACGTCCGCGTCGCGATGGCGCAGAACGGCGACAAGCTCGACATGACGGCCGAGGGCAGCGCGAAGATCACGGTGAAGGACAAGACCTTCGACCTGACCGCGCAATGGGTCGACGGGAGCATCACCTATCGCGGCAAGGGACGGTGGGAGAAGCCGTTCAAGATCGTCGATGCGATCGAGGCCAAGGTCTATTACCGCGACGGCTATCTGAAGGTCAGCGGCGGCGGCTTCTTCACCTTTCGCGAACAGTGGAAGGGCGACATCACGCTCACCTATGAGCGTTATCCGGGCGGTTCGGTGAAGGTCGAGGGCATCGCGAATGTCGATGTCGAAACGAAGAACAAGAAGGGCAAGGGCAAGCTTTCGGGCGGGATCGACGAACGCGGGAAAATTTATGGCAAGGGCACGATCGCCTATCAGATCACCCCGACGATCCGCCCCGAACTGACGGTCGAACTCGACAAGGAGGACCATCTCCGCATCACCGGCTCGCTGACGCTGGGCCCCTACACGCTGTTCGAGAAATATCCGAAGGAAGGCAAGGGACGCCGCGACCTGTTCAAGATCACGACGCCCGGATTTTCGATCCCGACGCCGATCCCGGCCGTCCGCGCCTATGTCAAATTCTTTGCGGGCGTCAGCTATTCCGTTTTCTTCGGCCCCGGGGTGGTCGAGACGGTCAAGATCAGCGGCTCGTTCGATCCGCTGGAGGAAAATCCCAACATCATCGCGGATATCGGCGCGCGCTTCACCTGCGTCGCCGGTTTCGGCCTTTATGGAAATTTTGGCGCAGAGTTGGGTGTCGACGTGCTGTTCGGGGCAGGCGACGTCCATGGCACGATCACCGTAACGCCTGGCATCCTGGGCACGGCGAAGGCCGACGTCGAAGCGAAGGGGCATTACGAAAAGGGGAGCTTCACCGTCGGAATGCACCCGAAGTTCGAGATGAGCCTCGACGCGACGCTCGGCATTGGGGGCGCAGTGACGATTTCGGCGCTGTGGGGCTTGCTCAGCTATACCTGGGACTTCGACATCGCGAGTTTTTCGACCAACCTTGCCAAAAAGACCGTCGACGTTGGAGAATTCTCGACGAGCTTTGGCGGCGATGGCGGTAGCGCCCAGGAAATACCCGGTGCGACCGACAAGGCGAAGATGGACGATGTCGATCCGATGGGGGTGATCAAGGACATCATGCGGCGGCGCGAGGAAAAGAGCGCGCCCAATCCCAATTACGACCCGAACGCCCGGCCGCCCGGCCGCGACTATATCGGCAACAAGATATGA